One segment of Methylotenera versatilis 79 DNA contains the following:
- the pqqD gene encoding pyrroloquinoline quinone biosynthesis peptide chaperone PqqD: protein MTDNTILDSDVFAIALHHRFQWEEAQQSYVILFPEGMVKLHGGAGEVIKRLDGKATVGEIVADLKLAFPDAENIEKDIIGMFEMSYGKAWIRKI from the coding sequence ATGACAGATAACACCATTCTAGATTCAGACGTTTTTGCGATTGCGTTACACCATCGTTTTCAGTGGGAAGAAGCACAGCAAAGTTACGTGATACTTTTTCCTGAAGGTATGGTCAAACTGCATGGTGGCGCAGGCGAAGTGATTAAGCGTTTAGATGGTAAAGCAACAGTAGGTGAGATTGTGGCAGATTTGAAACTCGCTTTTCCAGACGCTGAGAATATCGAAAAAGATATTATTGGTATGTTTGAAATGTCGTATGGTAAGGCATGGATTAGAAAAATATAA
- a CDS encoding nitrite/sulfite reductase: MYKYDKLDQQIVDERVAQYRDQTRRFLAGELTEEEFRPLRLQNGLYIQRHAPMFRIAVPYGMLSSKQLHKLGDIAKKYDRDYGHFSTRQNLQLNWPKLEDVPDILAELATVEMHAIQTSGNCIRNITTDQFAGIAPDEVIDPRAMAEIMRQWSTFHPEFALLPRKFKIAVSGTKQDRAIVQAHDIGMEFYTDVAGKLAIKVWVGGGLGRTPILGSVIREHLEWQHALTYCEAIVRVYNLHGRRDNSYKARIKILVKALGIEEFKNQVEAEWVHLKDAPNTITEAELARVGKHFEAMPYENLNAHDSNFDAAIASNPAFAAWVKRCVHAHKQAGYRAVTLSLKPHGKAPGDATSEQMHVVADLAAQYSFGELRVSHEQNLILADVKLSDLYSVWEKARAAGLATPNIGLLTDIICCPGGDFCSLANAKSIPIAEAIQMQFDNLDYLHDIGDIELNISGCMNACGHHHVGHIGILGVDKDGSEWYQVSIGGKQGNDASLGTVIGPAFSADEMPGVVQKLIDLYIKERTPEELFIDTTRRLGIAPFKAHVYAKNEEIASV; the protein is encoded by the coding sequence ATGTATAAGTACGATAAATTAGACCAACAAATTGTCGACGAGCGCGTTGCACAATATCGCGACCAAACCCGCCGCTTTTTAGCAGGTGAACTCACTGAAGAAGAGTTTCGCCCATTACGCTTGCAAAATGGCTTGTATATTCAGCGCCACGCGCCGATGTTTCGCATTGCCGTGCCTTATGGCATGTTGTCTAGCAAACAATTACACAAGCTTGGCGACATCGCAAAAAAATACGATAGAGATTATGGTCACTTTAGTACGCGCCAAAATCTGCAACTCAACTGGCCCAAATTAGAAGATGTGCCAGATATTCTAGCTGAACTCGCCACGGTTGAAATGCACGCAATTCAAACCTCTGGCAATTGCATACGCAACATTACGACCGATCAATTTGCAGGCATCGCGCCTGATGAAGTAATTGATCCACGTGCAATGGCTGAAATCATGCGCCAATGGAGTACATTCCATCCAGAGTTCGCTTTGTTGCCACGCAAATTTAAAATTGCGGTTTCGGGCACCAAACAAGACCGAGCGATTGTACAAGCACACGATATTGGCATGGAGTTTTATACCGACGTTGCGGGTAAATTAGCGATTAAGGTTTGGGTGGGTGGCGGATTAGGCCGCACACCAATATTAGGCTCTGTTATCCGCGAACATTTAGAGTGGCAACATGCGCTCACCTATTGCGAAGCGATTGTTCGTGTGTATAACTTACACGGTCGTCGCGATAACTCATACAAAGCACGCATTAAGATTTTGGTGAAAGCACTTGGTATTGAAGAATTCAAAAATCAAGTCGAAGCCGAATGGGTGCACTTAAAAGACGCACCAAATACTATTACGGAAGCTGAATTAGCCCGCGTTGGCAAGCATTTCGAGGCGATGCCTTACGAAAACTTGAATGCGCACGATTCAAACTTTGATGCTGCAATCGCAAGCAACCCTGCCTTTGCTGCTTGGGTGAAACGTTGTGTGCATGCGCATAAACAAGCAGGTTACCGCGCTGTAACGCTATCACTGAAACCGCATGGCAAAGCACCAGGCGATGCTACTAGCGAGCAAATGCATGTGGTCGCGGATTTAGCCGCACAATATAGCTTTGGTGAACTGCGCGTTTCGCATGAACAAAACTTAATCTTGGCAGATGTTAAGTTAAGTGATTTGTATAGCGTTTGGGAAAAAGCGCGCGCTGCTGGTTTGGCGACGCCGAACATTGGCTTGCTCACCGATATTATTTGCTGCCCAGGCGGTGATTTTTGTAGCTTGGCAAACGCTAAAAGCATTCCAATTGCAGAAGCGATTCAAATGCAATTCGATAATTTAGATTATTTGCATGACATTGGCGATATTGAACTCAACATTTCAGGTTGTATGAATGCTTGCGGTCACCATCACGTTGGTCATATCGGCATTCTAGGCGTAGATAAAGACGGTTCGGAATGGTATCAAGTATCCATCGGCGGCAAACAAGGCAATGATGCCAGCCTTGGCACAGTGATTGGCCCTGCATTCTCTGCAGATGAAATGCCTGGCGTTGTACAAAAACTGATTGATCTTTATATTAAAGAGCGCACTCCAGAAGAGCTATTCATCGACACAACACGTCGTCTTGGTATTGCACCGTTTAAAGCGCATGTTTATGCCAAAAATGAAGAGATTGCATCTGTATGA
- a CDS encoding DUF934 domain-containing protein yields MSNLIQLNNNDAASIVENTWVTVQLPPSNVEARKQAGKVVLFKLTGEATVTETQIADTAIPATGKIIVPLSVFIARKGELLTRISNGEVGVWIDTHEVLADLVNDQVDLNVLPIIAVHVERFADGRIFSLGTLLRTRYGFKNELRAIGDVLRDQLFFLKRSGFNSYLIRADRSANDALASLKDFTAPYQGAVDEPRPVFARYNRTA; encoded by the coding sequence ATGAGTAATTTAATTCAACTTAATAATAATGATGCTGCTAGCATTGTAGAAAATACTTGGGTTACGGTACAACTTCCGCCCAGCAACGTAGAGGCGCGCAAACAAGCTGGTAAGGTTGTTCTGTTTAAATTAACAGGTGAAGCTACCGTTACTGAAACACAAATTGCTGATACGGCAATTCCAGCGACAGGCAAAATCATTGTGCCTTTAAGCGTGTTTATTGCGCGTAAAGGCGAATTGTTAACGCGCATTTCAAATGGTGAAGTTGGCGTATGGATAGATACGCATGAAGTATTAGCAGATTTAGTTAACGATCAAGTCGACTTAAATGTGCTACCTATTATCGCGGTGCATGTAGAGCGTTTTGCTGATGGCCGTATTTTCTCGCTGGGCACCCTATTGCGCACGCGTTATGGCTTTAAAAATGAGTTGCGCGCTATTGGTGATGTGTTGCGAGATCAATTGTTTTTCTTAAAACGTAGCGGCTTTAATAGTTATTTAATTCGCGCCGATCGCTCAGCCAACGATGCTTTAGCCAGTTTGAAAGATTTCACAGCACCTTACCAAGGTGCTGTAGATGAGCCACGCCCAGTATTTGCGCGTTATAACAGGACAGCATAA
- the cysD gene encoding sulfate adenylyltransferase subunit CysD: MLNNTHKPLSHLDWLEAEAIHILREVAGQCSNPVLLFSGGKDSLCILRLAEKAFRPGRFPFPLLHIDTGHNYQEVINFRDQRATELGERLIVRSVEDSMQRGTVVLKSADEPRNKHQSVTLLEAIEEFGFDCCIGGARRDEEKARAKERIMSFRDEFGQWDPKNQRPELWNLYNARSHKGENIRAFPISNWTEMDVWQYIERENLELPSIYFAHQRDIFMRGGDMYPANVKLANGEVINQPKNGEEIINMQVRFRTVGDITCTAPVISDADSVRKIVVETATTTITERGATRLDDQTSDASMEQRKKEGYF, encoded by the coding sequence ATGTTAAATAATACCCATAAACCATTATCGCATTTAGATTGGCTAGAAGCTGAAGCCATTCATATTTTGCGTGAAGTGGCAGGTCAATGCAGCAATCCTGTATTACTATTTTCAGGCGGCAAAGATTCACTTTGTATTTTACGCTTAGCTGAAAAAGCGTTCCGTCCTGGTCGTTTTCCATTTCCACTTTTGCACATTGATACTGGGCATAACTATCAAGAAGTGATTAACTTTAGAGATCAGCGTGCCACTGAATTAGGTGAGCGACTCATTGTGCGCTCTGTTGAAGACTCAATGCAGCGCGGCACTGTGGTATTAAAAAGCGCTGATGAGCCACGCAACAAACATCAGTCTGTTACGTTGCTTGAAGCGATTGAAGAGTTTGGTTTTGATTGTTGTATTGGTGGTGCGCGCCGGGACGAAGAAAAAGCACGCGCTAAAGAACGTATCATGAGTTTCCGTGATGAATTTGGTCAATGGGATCCAAAAAATCAACGTCCAGAATTATGGAATCTGTATAACGCCCGTTCACATAAAGGTGAAAATATCCGCGCCTTCCCTATTTCAAACTGGACAGAAATGGATGTTTGGCAATATATCGAACGTGAAAACTTAGAATTACCTAGCATTTATTTTGCACATCAACGCGATATATTTATGCGCGGTGGTGATATGTATCCTGCCAACGTAAAATTAGCAAACGGCGAAGTGATTAACCAACCGAAAAACGGTGAAGAAATCATCAATATGCAAGTACGTTTTAGAACAGTTGGTGATATTACTTGCACGGCACCAGTGATTAGTGATGCTGATAGTGTTAGAAAAATCGTGGTAGAAACCGCAACGACAACCATTACAGAACGTGGCGCAACGCGTTTAGACGATCAAACATCAGATGCCAGCATGGAACAGCGTAAAAAAGAAGGTTATTTCTAA
- a CDS encoding multidrug effflux MFS transporter yields the protein MVINVKTHSVFLVYVLASLAALAPFAIDTYLPAFHAMGADLQTSDLHIQQSLTVYLLPYALMTLWHGAISDAIGRITTIKWGLSIFVLASIGCAFAPNVETLWFFRALQGASGGAGNTVARAMVRDLFEGAAAQRVMATVQMLFGIAPAVAPIIGGFLLGIHWQAIFIFLAIYAGVTLWASVTFLPETMPPEKRLKLSAKNVLTSYKSIFGDTEFAKLSITIGACFSAFFVYVLASPVFLGKHLGLTPQQYGYLFIPTVCGMMIGSYLAKYVAGKYTAQKVLKVAFAWMLAIVSANILVCAFLPLNPVNNILPIALFNVGMALVMPILSLAALDRHPRIRGTAASGQAFIQMLLSTVSAGLIVPLVWGSVMGLALAMMVYLIIALLVISQTQLWKSLKV from the coding sequence ATGGTCATAAATGTGAAAACACACTCAGTATTTTTAGTCTATGTATTAGCTAGTTTGGCTGCGCTTGCGCCTTTCGCTATTGACACCTATTTGCCAGCGTTTCATGCAATGGGTGCAGATTTACAAACGTCTGACTTACATATTCAGCAAAGCTTAACGGTTTATTTGCTGCCATATGCTTTGATGACGCTGTGGCATGGCGCTATTTCGGATGCGATAGGGCGTATTACCACCATCAAATGGGGCTTGAGCATTTTTGTACTGGCTTCAATCGGTTGTGCTTTTGCGCCGAATGTTGAAACCTTATGGTTTTTTAGAGCGCTACAAGGTGCAAGCGGCGGGGCAGGTAATACGGTTGCACGCGCTATGGTGCGCGATTTGTTTGAAGGCGCAGCGGCGCAAAGAGTGATGGCGACTGTGCAAATGTTGTTTGGCATCGCGCCTGCAGTTGCGCCGATTATTGGTGGTTTTTTACTGGGAATCCATTGGCAGGCGATATTTATTTTTCTGGCGATATATGCAGGCGTAACCTTATGGGCATCAGTGACTTTTCTGCCCGAAACCATGCCGCCAGAAAAGCGACTGAAATTATCGGCAAAAAATGTGTTAACCAGTTATAAAAGCATATTTGGCGATACTGAGTTCGCTAAATTAAGCATCACGATTGGCGCCTGCTTTTCTGCCTTTTTTGTCTATGTGCTGGCGAGCCCAGTTTTTTTGGGCAAACATTTAGGGTTAACTCCGCAACAATATGGCTATTTATTCATCCCGACTGTTTGCGGCATGATGATCGGCTCTTATCTGGCGAAATATGTGGCCGGGAAATATACTGCACAAAAAGTGCTTAAGGTGGCTTTTGCGTGGATGCTTGCGATTGTTAGTGCGAATATTCTTGTGTGTGCTTTCTTGCCATTAAACCCAGTGAATAACATTTTACCCATCGCATTATTTAACGTAGGAATGGCCTTAGTGATGCCAATATTGTCACTGGCCGCGCTGGATCGTCATCCTAGAATCCGCGGTACTGCTGCATCAGGGCAGGCATTTATTCAAATGTTGCTATCAACCGTGTCGGCTGGCTTGATTGTGCCTTTGGTGTGGGGCAGTGTGATGGGTTTGGCGCTTGCTATGATGGTTTATTTGATTATTGCGCTTTTGGTGATTAGCCAGACACAACTATGGAAAAGCCTAAAGGTTTAA
- a CDS encoding sulfite exporter TauE/SafE family protein, whose product MDLISYIFAGFVVGLLVGLTGVGGGSLMTPILLIFFNVKAAVAVGTDLLYASITKSVGIFAHGKLGNIDWKIVRLLAFGSIPASIITVLYLKDLNIASDAAVNNIKFWLGIALLLTSLSVLFRNQLAQLSKTGEWINPKYTPSLTVILGVVLGFLVTLTSVGAGALGVTALLILYPKTPITKIIGSDVAHAVPLTLVAGLGHASLGTVDYSLLGTLLIGSIPGIWIGSHLSSKVAEHWVRTLLALILVYVGQKLAFPEFNQLIGISIILFLVALKQLSFKES is encoded by the coding sequence GTGGATTTGATTTCTTATATATTTGCAGGATTTGTAGTTGGTTTATTAGTTGGATTAACAGGCGTTGGCGGGGGCTCATTAATGACACCCATTTTGCTTATCTTTTTCAATGTAAAAGCGGCAGTCGCAGTTGGCACAGATTTACTTTATGCTTCAATCACCAAAAGCGTAGGTATCTTTGCACATGGCAAACTCGGCAATATTGACTGGAAAATCGTCCGCTTATTGGCTTTTGGTAGCATTCCTGCCTCAATCATCACAGTTTTATATTTAAAAGATTTAAATATTGCCTCTGACGCTGCGGTTAATAATATTAAATTTTGGCTGGGCATCGCATTGTTGCTCACTTCGTTGTCTGTACTATTCCGTAATCAATTAGCCCAACTATCCAAAACCGGCGAATGGATCAACCCTAAATACACGCCAAGCTTAACAGTTATTTTAGGGGTAGTTTTAGGCTTTTTAGTCACGTTAACTTCGGTTGGTGCGGGTGCGTTAGGAGTGACTGCACTATTGATTTTATATCCCAAAACCCCCATTACTAAAATCATTGGCTCCGATGTCGCACATGCTGTACCGCTCACTTTGGTTGCTGGCTTAGGCCACGCCAGTTTAGGCACTGTGGATTACAGCCTACTTGGCACACTACTGATAGGCTCTATTCCTGGCATTTGGATTGGTAGCCATTTAAGTTCTAAAGTAGCTGAACATTGGGTGCGCACGCTGCTCGCTTTAATTTTAGTATATGTCGGCCAAAAATTAGCCTTTCCTGAATTCAATCAGTTGATTGGCATTTCAATCATATTGTTTTTGGTGGCATTAAAACAGTTAAGTTTTAAAGAGTCTTAA
- a CDS encoding sulfate adenylyltransferase subunit 1: MSSINTTNNINIHNDSLLRFMTCGSVDDGKSTLIGRLLFDTKTILADTLTQISNTSKKRGMEAVDLSLLTDGLQAEREQGITIDVAYRYFSTGTRKYIIADAPGHEQYTRNMVTAASTANLAIILIDARRGVLTQTRRHSYLAHLVGIQHIVVAVNKMDLVNYDQAVYDKICSDYLAFATEIGFAQSREIRFIPLSALNGDMLVDRLDNMPWYTNETLLEILESAPAAHVDVDEEFRFPVQFVCRPHASADADLHDFRGFMGRIESGNIAVGDAVTVLPNGYQSTVKAIQLGDTHLQSAQSEQSVTLLLADEIDTSRGDMIVKSGSAIQPVKQIEAFVCWLSETPLSPARTYVIRHTTRESKAKVGNISYKVDVNTLEQQPTTELKMNDIARINFKLAQPLMVDSYNTNRATGAFIVIDESTNNTVGAGMIV; this comes from the coding sequence ATGAGCAGTATCAACACAACAAATAATATCAACATCCATAACGATAGCCTTTTGCGCTTTATGACATGCGGCAGTGTTGATGACGGCAAAAGCACGCTGATTGGTCGCTTACTATTTGATACCAAAACGATTTTGGCCGATACGCTCACACAAATCTCAAACACATCAAAAAAACGTGGCATGGAAGCCGTTGATTTATCATTGTTAACCGATGGCTTGCAAGCAGAACGCGAACAAGGTATTACCATCGACGTTGCCTATCGTTATTTTAGTACCGGTACACGCAAATACATTATTGCCGATGCGCCTGGCCACGAACAATATACTCGCAACATGGTGACTGCAGCGTCTACTGCCAATTTAGCTATCATTTTGATTGATGCCCGTCGTGGCGTGCTCACACAAACGCGTCGCCACAGCTATTTAGCACATTTGGTGGGGATTCAGCACATTGTCGTAGCGGTGAATAAAATGGATTTGGTCAATTATGATCAAGCCGTTTATGACAAGATTTGCTCGGACTACTTAGCATTTGCGACTGAAATCGGTTTTGCACAATCGAGAGAAATTCGTTTTATTCCATTGTCTGCCTTAAATGGCGATATGTTGGTTGACCGTTTGGATAATATGCCTTGGTATACCAATGAAACGTTACTAGAAATATTAGAATCCGCACCCGCTGCACATGTTGATGTAGATGAAGAATTCCGTTTTCCAGTACAGTTTGTTTGTCGCCCACATGCAAGCGCGGATGCTGATCTACACGACTTTAGAGGCTTTATGGGTCGTATTGAAAGTGGTAACATTGCGGTTGGTGACGCCGTTACCGTATTGCCAAACGGCTATCAATCAACCGTAAAAGCTATTCAATTGGGTGACACGCATCTACAAAGTGCGCAAAGTGAGCAATCAGTCACACTATTATTAGCAGATGAAATCGACACCTCACGCGGCGATATGATTGTTAAATCTGGCAGCGCTATTCAACCAGTCAAGCAAATTGAAGCATTTGTTTGCTGGTTATCTGAAACGCCGTTATCACCTGCCCGCACTTATGTTATTCGTCATACCACGCGCGAATCAAAAGCAAAAGTTGGCAATATTTCATACAAAGTAGACGTTAACACGTTGGAACAACAACCTACGACTGAACTCAAAATGAACGACATTGCACGTATTAATTTTAAGCTTGCGCAACCGTTAATGGTCGATAGCTACAACACAAATCGTGCAACTGGTGCTTTTATTGTGATTGATGAAAGTACAAACAACACTGTCGGCGCTGGCATGATTGTATAA
- a CDS encoding M48 family metallopeptidase: MTPALKYLQHYPLALQDKIRQLQKQGLLGEYISIRYPQLHTIQTDRALYTYANEIKQAFLRTAPLLDKVHYDNRLGIEHHALGLNTAISRVQGGKLKAKKEIKISSFFKTAPSDFLRMIVVHELAHLKERNHDKAFYQLCQHMEPAYHQLEFDCRVYLLWKNEVAIKIMAPKLLAP; encoded by the coding sequence ATGACACCAGCACTTAAATATTTACAACACTACCCGCTTGCTCTGCAAGATAAAATTAGGCAACTGCAAAAACAGGGCTTGCTTGGTGAGTACATTTCAATACGTTATCCTCAGTTGCATACAATTCAAACCGATAGAGCCCTCTACACTTATGCGAATGAGATTAAGCAGGCGTTTTTACGCACCGCTCCGTTGCTGGATAAAGTGCATTACGATAATAGGCTTGGTATAGAACATCATGCGCTTGGATTGAACACAGCAATTTCGCGTGTGCAAGGCGGTAAGCTAAAAGCCAAAAAAGAAATTAAAATCTCTTCGTTTTTTAAAACTGCACCTAGTGATTTCTTACGAATGATTGTTGTGCATGAACTGGCACATCTTAAAGAACGCAATCACGACAAAGCTTTTTACCAGCTATGTCAGCACATGGAACCCGCTTACCATCAATTAGAGTTTGATTGCCGGGTTTATTTGCTTTGGAAAAATGAAGTGGCAATTAAAATAATGGCGCCTAAACTACTGGCGCCATGA
- a CDS encoding phosphoadenylyl-sulfate reductase — translation MSGEVSFLKPTAINPATQPVLTDALQASVNAKTDQVLALLKNASNELVSITFANSFGAEDMVLTDIIAKNQLPIEIFSLDTGRLPVETYDLIAETERHYNTKLNVFFPQAATVEFYVKTNGINAFYESIELRKSCCHMRKVEPLQRALKDKKAWVTGMRAAQATTRSSLPVREFDDANGLEKFNPLSDWSEQEIWAYIRMYNVPYNKLHDQFYPSIGCAPCTRAIAMGEDVRAGRWWWEDPTSKECGLHVKK, via the coding sequence ATGTCAGGCGAGGTTTCATTCTTAAAGCCTACCGCAATTAATCCAGCCACACAGCCGGTGCTAACTGATGCGTTGCAAGCCAGTGTGAACGCAAAAACTGATCAAGTATTAGCTCTATTAAAAAATGCTTCAAATGAGCTAGTCAGCATCACTTTTGCTAATAGCTTTGGCGCAGAAGATATGGTGCTGACTGATATTATTGCAAAAAATCAATTACCTATCGAGATTTTCTCACTAGATACTGGTCGTTTACCTGTTGAAACGTATGACTTAATTGCAGAAACAGAACGGCATTACAACACCAAGTTAAATGTGTTTTTTCCACAGGCAGCAACCGTCGAATTTTATGTGAAAACAAATGGCATTAATGCCTTTTATGAATCGATTGAATTACGCAAAAGTTGCTGCCACATGCGTAAAGTAGAACCTTTACAACGCGCGCTTAAAGATAAAAAAGCTTGGGTGACAGGTATGCGCGCAGCGCAAGCAACCACGCGTTCTAGCTTACCCGTGCGCGAATTTGATGATGCTAACGGATTAGAGAAATTTAACCCGTTAAGTGATTGGTCTGAACAAGAGATTTGGGCTTATATCCGCATGTATAACGTGCCATATAACAAATTGCACGACCAATTTTATCCAAGTATCGGTTGCGCACCTTGTACCCGTGCCATTGCAATGGGTGAAGACGTGCGTGCCGGCCGTTGGTGGTGGGAAGACCCAACCAGCAAAGAATGCGGTCTGCATGTTAAAAAATAA
- a CDS encoding VOC family protein — MHLHEKLNYVEYPAQNIAATKHFFETAFSWEFMDYGPDYVAFSNEGLDGGFFTSNHASTTQNGGALLVFYSSDLEATLSKVKQAGGVISKDIFDFPGGRRFQFLEPSGNEFAVWSDA, encoded by the coding sequence ATGCATCTACATGAAAAATTAAATTACGTTGAATATCCTGCACAAAATATCGCGGCAACTAAGCATTTCTTCGAAACCGCTTTTTCTTGGGAATTCATGGATTACGGCCCCGATTATGTAGCCTTTTCAAATGAAGGCTTAGATGGTGGATTCTTTACCTCTAACCATGCTTCTACAACCCAAAATGGCGGTGCTTTATTGGTGTTCTATAGTAGCGATTTAGAGGCAACGCTTAGCAAAGTAAAGCAAGCTGGCGGTGTTATTAGTAAAGATATTTTTGACTTTCCTGGCGGTCGTCGTTTTCAATTTTTAGAGCCTAGTGGCAATGAATTTGCTGTATGGTCAGATGCATAA
- a CDS encoding DoxX family protein has translation MLNTQSCAKWTPHVLGLLRIITGFLFLQHGSAKLLGAPHIAMFDGLQLMSLMGVAGVLELVGGALILLGLFTRPVAFILSGQMAVAYFMAHAPGGFLPILNGGELATLYSFVFLYFAFAGAGKFSLDSVWCKKSA, from the coding sequence ATGTTAAATACTCAATCTTGTGCAAAATGGACACCTCATGTTTTAGGTTTATTACGTATCATCACTGGTTTTCTGTTCCTGCAGCATGGCTCGGCAAAGCTTTTAGGTGCGCCGCATATTGCCATGTTTGATGGCTTGCAGCTGATGTCTTTAATGGGAGTAGCGGGTGTACTTGAGTTGGTGGGTGGTGCGTTAATATTACTGGGTTTATTTACGCGACCTGTCGCCTTTATACTTTCTGGCCAAATGGCTGTTGCGTACTTCATGGCACATGCACCTGGCGGCTTTTTACCTATTTTAAATGGCGGTGAATTAGCTACTTTATATAGCTTTGTATTCTTATACTTTGCTTTTGCAGGTGCTGGAAAATTCAGTTTAGATAGCGTTTGGTGTAAAAAATCTGCTTAA
- the fdxA gene encoding ferredoxin FdxA, translated as MTYVVTENCIQCKFTDCVDVCPVDCFVEGPNFLAINPDECIDCTLCVAECPAEAIFAEDDVPADQQEYIALNARLAELWPTITSRKEALPDAEAMNGASGKRDLLIEEA; from the coding sequence ATGACTTACGTAGTCACCGAAAACTGTATCCAATGCAAATTTACCGATTGCGTTGATGTATGCCCAGTGGATTGTTTTGTAGAAGGCCCTAACTTTTTAGCCATTAACCCGGATGAATGTATTGATTGCACACTGTGTGTCGCCGAATGCCCTGCAGAAGCTATTTTTGCAGAAGACGATGTGCCAGCAGATCAGCAGGAGTATATTGCATTAAATGCGCGCTTGGCTGAATTGTGGCCAACGATTACCAGCCGAAAAGAAGCGCTGCCAGATGCAGAAGCTATGAATGGCGCATCAGGTAAACGTGATCTTTTAATTGAGGAAGCTTAA
- the pqqE gene encoding pyrroloquinoline quinone biosynthesis protein PqqE: MTQTSLGESVVQKEIHSQAKNNGVAANITHTQPLWLLAEVTYRCPLHCAFCYNPTDYDKHTQNELTTEQWIQALRDARKMGAIQLGISGGEPLLRDDIEDIVIEAKKLGYYSNLITSGVGLTEKRIQAFKDGGLDHIQLSMHDITEEINNFITNTRTFELKKKVAAMIKNHGYPMVLNVVIHRYNIGHIKEILEMAEALGADYVELANTQYYGWSLVNRSQLMPLKEQIDEAERITNEFREKVGNKMKIFFVVPDYFGNRPKKCMNGWGEVFMIVTANGDVLPCHSARVLPNMQFPNVRENGLEYAWKESPAFNKYRGTAWMKGPCVTCPEKMNDLGGCRCQAFLLTGDAESADPVCSLSPNHHLIEKAIEDSKNPVLASQPIIFRTDKNSKKYVAGDKERVEEFHALP; encoded by the coding sequence ATGACACAGACATCGTTAGGTGAGTCAGTTGTACAGAAGGAAATACACAGCCAAGCTAAGAATAATGGCGTTGCGGCGAACATCACGCATACGCAGCCGCTTTGGTTGCTGGCAGAAGTGACCTATCGCTGTCCTTTACATTGTGCATTTTGCTATAACCCGACGGATTACGATAAACACACGCAAAATGAGCTGACGACTGAACAGTGGATTCAAGCGTTACGTGATGCGCGCAAAATGGGCGCGATTCAGCTGGGGATATCAGGTGGTGAGCCGTTATTGCGTGACGATATTGAAGATATTGTCATTGAAGCCAAAAAGCTGGGTTATTACAGCAATCTCATTACTTCAGGTGTTGGTTTAACTGAGAAACGTATTCAGGCATTTAAAGATGGCGGCTTAGATCATATCCAACTTTCTATGCACGATATTACCGAAGAGATTAATAATTTCATCACCAATACGCGTACGTTTGAGCTGAAGAAAAAAGTTGCCGCCATGATTAAAAATCATGGCTATCCGATGGTGTTAAACGTGGTGATTCACCGCTACAACATTGGGCATATCAAAGAAATTTTGGAAATGGCCGAAGCGCTAGGTGCAGATTATGTTGAGCTGGCAAATACGCAATATTATGGCTGGTCTTTGGTGAATCGTAGCCAGTTAATGCCGCTTAAAGAGCAAATTGACGAAGCGGAAAGAATCACCAACGAATTCCGTGAAAAAGTCGGCAACAAAATGAAAATATTTTTTGTGGTGCCAGATTACTTTGGTAATCGTCCAAAAAAATGCATGAACGGCTGGGGCGAAGTGTTTATGATTGTGACAGCTAATGGCGATGTGTTGCCCTGTCATTCTGCGCGCGTGTTGCCCAATATGCAGTTCCCAAATGTGCGTGAAAACGGTTTGGAATATGCATGGAAAGAAAGCCCAGCATTTAATAAATACCGCGGTACGGCTTGGATGAAAGGGCCGTGCGTTACTTGTCCCGAGAAAATGAATGATTTAGGTGGTTGTCGCTGCCAAGCATTTTTACTCACTGGCGATGCGGAAAGTGCCGACCCAGTTTGCTCATTGTCGCCTAATCATCATTTAATTGAAAAAGCGATTGAGGATTCTAAAAATCCTGTATTGGCATCACAACCGATTATCTTTAGAACGGATAAAAACTCTAAAAAATATGTCGCTGGCGATAAAGAGCGTGTAGAAGAATTTCACGCCTTGCCGTAA